From the Phyllostomus discolor isolate MPI-MPIP mPhyDis1 chromosome 7, mPhyDis1.pri.v3, whole genome shotgun sequence genome, one window contains:
- the MTERF3 gene encoding transcription termination factor 3, mitochondrial, producing the protein MALTPQQMPRWLSSIRRNSFVAAAQLGNRFQRPGKTLLRGFSAQPQISSHNCFLQWGFKNYRTSSIWNNSSESTKQEINSDESTMLPSVNEQPREIPKFDPEMSLEGLDDVPPLSPLQPISEEEAVQIVADPPLPPASFTLRDYVDHSEALQKLVLLGVNLSKIEKHPDAANLLLRLDFEKDIKQILLFLKDLGIEDNQLGAFLTKNYAIFSEDLENLKTRVAYLQSKNFSKADITQMVRNAPFLLNFSVERLDNRLGFFQKELELNVKKTRDLVVRLPRLLTGSLEPVKENMKVYRLELGFKRNEIQHMITKIPKMLTANKRKLTEIFDYVHNVMSIPHHVIVRFPQVFNTRLFKVKERHLFLTYLGRAQYDPAKPNYISLDKLVSMPDEVFCEEIAKASVQDFEKFLKTL; encoded by the exons ATGGCTCTGACCCCCCAACAGatgcccaggtggctcagctcgATTAGACGGAATAGCTTCGTTGCTGCTGCACAGCTCGGAAATCGTTTTCAGAGACCAGGAAAAACACTGTTGCGTGGATTTTCTGCTCAGCCTCAGATATCCTCTCACAATTGCTTTCTCCAGTGGGGATTTAAGAACTATAGGACTTCCTCCATATGGAATAATAGTTCCGAGTCCACCAAACAAGAGATTAACTCTGATGAAAGCACTATGCTTCCTTCCGTGAATGAGCAGCCACGAGAGATACCCAAATTTGATCCTGAGATGTCTCTAGAAG GACTGGACGATGTGCCTCCATTGTCTCCATTGCAGCCAATTTCAGAGGAGGAGGCTGTTCAGATTGTTGCAGACCCTCCCTTGCCCCCTGCTTCATTCACACTTCGAGACTATGTGGACCATTCTGAGGCTCTGCAGAAGTTAGTACTGCTAG GAGTGAACTTGTCCAAGATAGAAAAACACCCAGATGCAGCCAACCTCCTTCTGAGACTGGATTTTGAAAAAGACATTAAGCAAATACTCCTGTTTCTTAAAGATTTGGGTATAGAGGATAACCAGCTGGGAGCATTCCTGACTAAAAATTATGCTATTTTCTCTGAAGACCTTGAAAATCTTAAGACCAG agtGGCTTATCTACAGTCAAAAAATTTCAGTAAGGCAGATATCACACAGATGGTCAGAAATGCACCGTTTTTGCTGAATTTTTCAGTGGAAAGACTGGATAACAGATTGGGATTTTTTCAGAAAGAACTTGAACTTAATGTGAAGAAG ACCAGAGACCTGGTAGTTCGCCTCCCAAGGCTGCTAACTGGAAGTCTGGAGCCtgtgaaagaaaatatgaag GTTTATCGTCTTGAACTAGGTTTTAAACGTAACGAAATTCAACATATgatcaccaaaatcccaaagatGTTAACtgcaaataaaaggaaacttacGGAGATTTTCGATTACGTGCACAATGTGATGAGTATTCCCCACCACGTCATTGTCAGGTTCCCACAG gtaTTTAATACAAGGTTGTTTAaagtcaaagaaagacatttGTTTCTGACCTACTTGGGAAGAGCACAGTACGATCCAGCAAAACCTAACTACATCTCTTTGGACAAACTGGTCTCAATGCCTGATGAAGTGTTTTGTGAAGAGATTGCCAAAGCCTCAGTACAGGACtttgaaaaattcttaaaaacGCTTTAG